The following is a genomic window from Candidatus Binatia bacterium.
GTGGCCGAGAGGCGCAAGCCGGCTCCACGTGTCCGCATACCCGGGCGATTCGACCTGGGTGCGTTCGATCTCGATGGCGCCCGGGGCCACGCAGTTCACCCGGATCCCGAAGCGGCCCAACTCGATCGCAGACGAGCGCGTCAGCAACTCGATCCCACCCTTCGACGCGGTGTAGCTCACCAGTTCGGGGAAGGGCACCTTGTTGCAGCCCGAACCGATGTTGACGATGCTCCCGCCGATGCCCGCGTCGACCATCTGTCGTGCAGCCATCTGGGTTCCGAGGAACGTTCCCTTCAAGTTCGTGCGGATGACCGTATCCCAGTCCTCTTCGGTGAGGTCGAGGAAGGGACTCCACTTCTGCGTGCCCGCGTTGTTCACCATCAACTCGGGGGCGCGACCGAACGTGTTGCGAACTTCGGCGAAGTACTCCTCCAGCGCGGATGCGAGGCCGACGTCGGACGCGCGGACGAGGGAGGAGACGCCCGAGTCCTCGATCTGTTTCGCGGTTTCGCGACCGCCGTCGTGGTTTCCGCCGTATGTGGCGGCGACATCCCATCCCGCGAGAGCGAGATGGAGGCAGATCTCCTTGCCGATCCCGGAGCTCCCCCCCCGTGACGACGGCCAAGCGGCGTTCCGACATCGTGTAGTCCTCTTGTGCTGCATTCTCGATCCGGATCCGAGCGTAGGAAGATGTGAGGAGAATGGCAACGCCTCTCTCGACTTGGCAGGTCGTCCCGGGCCGACCTCACTGGTGCCAGATTCGAAGGCGGCGGTCGCTTTCTGTGGCGCTCTTTCGCCTAGACCCACGAGGCGGCGCCGGAAGATCAGGGCGACAACTACACGACGTTTCAGAACAACGAGATCGATGTCGCGGGAATGGGCGGCATGGGCGCCGAGATGATCGCCGCTGGGGTGCCGCCGGCATGGAATGGCTATGTGAGCGTCGAGGACGTCGACAAGGCGGTGGCGCGGGTGGAGAGCCTGGGCGCAAAGTCGCTGATGCCGGCGATGGACATCCGCGCCGAAGACGACCTCGTCGGCGACCGGCTGAACGGCAGGATCCTTCCGTGGACGGCGGAGATGGGTGATACCCTGTCGAGCTGGGCCGTCTACTTCGCCGCGAGCGATTGCGATGCCACCGTGGCGCGCGTGCCGGAGCTCGGCGGTGCGCTGTTCATCGGGCCGGTCGACATCCCGCCCGGGCGGTTCGCCGTGGTGGCGGACCGCCAGGGCGCCGTTTCGATGTGGCCTTTCTGTACGCGCGCGACGACTAGAAGGTCGGCCGCTCGAAGGCTTCTCGCGTTCGCCTCGAAAACGGGGCAGGATCGGCAGGATGTCGGAACGGATCTACGGGCGACGGAAAATGCGCCACGCGGTAGTGCGCGGCGTCGCGTGGTTGGGCGCGCTGGTTCTCGCCGCGGGTTGCGCGTCGGCTCGACCGGTGCGGCCTGGGCCGGCGTACGTGTTCTCGTGGCCGTTCATCGACACCTCGGAGATGGCTCCGCGGGGTGGCACGACGCGGGGGGAGGATGTCGTCCTCGCTCCCGTCCCGTCGGCGGCCTGGAAGCGCCTGCAGGCCGCGGCACCTGCCGCGAAGGATCGCGCCGCGATCCTCGCGATGGCGGGGGACTACCGCGCGTCGTTCGATTTCCTCGAGACCGTCGTCTTCGAGCCTCCGTTCAAGCCGCGGGCGCCCTATCGTTCCTGGGGCACCGAGCGCGTGTACGTCGTCGAGGACCGCGGTGACTTCATCTCGCTTCAGCACATTTTGGAGATGGTGTTCATCGACGAGGAGGGGAATCGGCAAGGTCCGTTCGTGCAGAAGCACTGGCGACAGGACTGGCGCTACGAACCCGAGACTCTGCATGAGTACGTCGGCCGACGGCACTGGAAGCGTCGCCCGGTACCGCCTGCGGAGCGCCGGGAGGCGTGGAGTCAGTCCGTGTATCAAGTGGATGATACGCCGCGGTACGCTTCGGTCGGGCGGTGGGAGCACGGCCCGTCGTTCTCCTCGTGGACGGGCCGCGAGACGGGGCGCCCGCTTCCGCGTCGCGAGAGCAGCGTTCGCAAGGACTACGATCTGCTCTCGGCTGTGAATCGGCACACGATCGTCCCGGGCGGCTGGGTTCACGAAGAGGACAATCGGAAGACGGTCCTGCCGTCCGCGACCGAGCCGCGCAAGGAACGGGCCCGCGAGTTGGGCGTCAACCGGTACGAGCGGTTGCAGGGTTTCGACTTCACCGCCTCCGACGACTACTGGCGCACGACGGCGCCGTTTTGGGCCGAAGTCCGGCGCGGCTGGAACGAAAAGCTGGCGGCGTCGGCCGAACTGGACCTCGCTACGAAGTGTCGGGACGAAGCCGTCTACATGTCTCTGTTCGGATACGCCCAGAAGATGCAGGGCGAGGCGCCGCCGTCGCGCGAGGAGATCGCGGTCTTTGTCGACGACTTGGTCACGTGTGTGACGGAGTAGCCCGGGCCACCTTCCACGATCGCCGAATCCGCCCGTTTTGAATCGGGCCGCCTACGGACCAGTTTTCCGGGATGCAGCGACCCCTGGTGCGGGCACTTCTGCTCGTGGCCGCATGTACGACGGCTGCTCCCGACAGGCCCCCTCCGATGGTTCCGACACGAATCACTCGTCGGAGCCGATGCCGCGCCGGAAGAGCTTTCGGGGAACTAGGGAGTGCTCGACATGGTCGCTGCTCTCGCGTGGGTGCGCGAAAACATCGCCGCGTTCGGCAAGAACCCCGACAACGTGACGATCTTTGGTGAATCTGCCGGAGGTCGTGACGTGATCGCGCTTCTGCGCGCGCCGGCGGCGCGAGGGTTGTTCCACCGCCCGGTCTCGCAGAGCGGGGGCCTGCGGTCGGTCTCGCTC
Proteins encoded in this region:
- a CDS encoding SDR family oxidoreductase, which translates into the protein MQHKRTTRCRNAAWPSSRGGSSGIGKEICLHLALAGWDVAATYGGNHDGGRETAKQIEDSGVSSLVRASDVGLASALEEYFAEVRNTFGRAPELMVNNAGTQKWSPFLDLTEEDWDTVIRTNLKGTFLGTQMAARQMVDAGIGGSIVNIGSGCNKVPFPELVSYTASKGGIELLTRSSAIELGRFGIRVNCVAPGAIEIERTQVESPGYADTWSRLAPLGHVGAPRDVANLVEFLASPKADYITAQTIWVDGGAFTMPNWPYDEESAGGH
- a CDS encoding carboxylesterase family protein, coding for MVAALAWVRENIAAFGKNPDNVTIFGESAGGRDVIALLRAPAARGLFHRPVSQSGGLRSVSLAEAENFTDDATPGLPGSSNETLLALVVANGDAADWLAAKQKVAAMSDAEVEQYLRG